A window of Bacteroidota bacterium genomic DNA:
CTGGCTAATTTCCAGCATTCCAAATCTTCGAATTGTTTAATTGTAGCCATAATAACTCCCCAACAACAAACCACAAACTACAAACGATTTAACTTTTCCTGTTTGGTTTGCGAAAAGAATATATTCTTTCAATCATGTCAACTACTTTCATTCCTTCCAATGCGTTTGTCGTAATTGTATTTTTCCCTTTCAGCGTTTCAACAACATTCTCAATTAAGAAATGATGATTGTTTGCCGAGCCTTTATAACCGCCATAGTCATTTGCCGGAGCAGTTTCTTCTAATTTCGGCAGCGTGTAATCTTTTATGTGGCAGACTTCTACTTTGTCCATGTATTGTCCGCCAACTTTCACGCTTCCTTTACTGCCGACAACTGTAATACTGCTTTCTAAATTTTTATCCCACACCGAAGTAGAATAGTTGATAGAACCCAATCCTCCATTCATAAAACGAAAATTCACAAAGCCGCTGTCTTCAAATTCGGTGAGCGATGCATGATTGAAATCGGAAAACTTTGCCTGTATGTCGGTGATGTCTCCAAAAAGCCAGTAGAGCAAATCTATCCAATGAGAAAACTGCGTGAACAAAGTTCCGCCATCGAGATGCTGCGTTCCCTTCCATGAATCTTTTTTGTAATACCGCTCATCGCGGTTCCAGTAGCAATTTAACTGCACCATGTACGTATCTCCGATTATTTTCTTCTCCACAATTTCTTTCAGCCAAATGCTCGGAGGAGAATATCGGTTTTGCATCACGCAGAAAACCTGTTTGTGCTTTTGCAATGCTTTTGAAATTATCTGCTCACAATCCTGCCGGTGGAGCGCCATTGGTTTTTCAAGAACTACATGCTTATTTACATCAAGCGCTTTCAGAGAATGTTCTGCGTGCAATCCGCTGGGCGTACAAATATTTATCACTTCAACTTCAGGATGACATTTCAATAATTCGTCAATGGAAGAATAAAATTTTTCTTTCAAATCATTCAGCCCGAGTTTTTCTTTCGGAAGAATATCACACACTGCCACGAGTTCTGTTTCAGGATTTCTCCGAAGCATTTCTGCATGTCGTTTTCCAATATGTCCTTGCCCGATTACTGCGAATTTTATCATAACCGTTTGTGGTTTGTGGTTTGTGGCTTGTGGTTTGAACAACAAACGACAAACAACAAACCTTTCTACAACTTTTTTACTAATCCTTTTACTAGTCTATATTTTTCTTTCGACTCTTGACAAATTGCTACTCCTTTCTTAAAGTTCAAACGATGCCCGTATTCGCTCATCCACCCGATTTGCTTTGCAGGATTTCCAACCCACAATGAATACGAGGGAATATCTTTTGTAACAACTGATCCGGCACCGATGAAAGCAAATTCTCCGATATTATTTCCGCAGACAATTGTGGCGTTTGCTCCAATGCTCGCGCCTTTTCCTACATGTGTTTTTGCGTATTGATTTTTTCTCACCACTGCGCTGCGCGGATTGGTAATGTTCGTAAACACCATAGATGGTCCAAGGAAAACATCGTCATCGCATGTAACGCCTGTGTAAATGGAAACATTATTCTGCACTTTCACATTATTGCCAAGAATAACTTCAGGAGAAACTACCACATTCTGCCCTATATTACAGTGCTCGCCAATCACGCAGTTGGGCATGATGTGAGAGAAGTGCCAGATTTTGGTTCCCTTTCCGATTTTGCAGCCACCGTCAATGATGGCAGAAGGATGTGAGAAATATTCAGCCACAGATTACACTGATTAGCACAGATTAATATATATGATTGATAAGAGAGGCAAAGATAATATCTTCCATGAGAAACAAAACGCAAATGCTATCGTGCGCTGTATAACAAAATGAACTAAATAAAATAAGGTAATAAGGTTTTGTGTTGTCGTTCAATTTGATTTTTCTACTAAGGTTTTCAAAGAAGGGCATTTAACCTTAGTAGAAATATTGAACAACTAATTTTTAAACCTTATTATCTTATTCTTAAAAACTGTGCATTTTTGACTCTATTGTGTAATTTCAAACGAGGAAAAGTTTTTTATTTCTCCTGCGGAAAATTTCACATCTGCAACAACCGCTTGTGGCGGACCTTTCCTGCACCACTGAACTAATTTATTCAGTTGCTGTTCTGTTCCTTCTGCTTCGATATAAACATTTCCATCAGGTTCGTTTTTTACAAACCCCTTTATGCCGAGTTTAATTGCTATTTCAATAGTTGACTGGCGGTAAAAAACCCTTTGCACTTTTCCTGAAACGGTGATATTAAAATGTGTCATTAAAAATGTTTCCGACTTATTGTTCGACTCCTTAGGAGTCGCAAGATGGATAGATAGAATTATGCTATTCTATTCATATACGACCCCTTCGGGGTCGCAACATGAATAGGTAGAACTATGCTATTCTGAAACGGTAATGTTAAAATGTTTCATCTCTATTAATTGGAAAGATGAAAGATTGGAAGAATGCTCCGAAGGAGTCCCTTCGGGAGAAGAATGGGAAACAGCCATCAACCCTTAACCTCGTAGGATTAAAATTATCCAACGGGGTAAACCATCAGCCCTCCAACCTTTCATCCTTCCAACATTCCAGTTTACTTTACATAGCTCTCAAAACTCTTGTGCTCCACTTTTCTTAAATCTTCTGACGAAAGCGATTTGAAATAGTCAAAAGTGATTTTCAATCCTTTGCTTCGAGAAACTTTCGGTTCCCATCCTAATAATTTTTTCGCCAGAGAAATGTCGGGCTGCCGTTGCTTCGGGTCATCCTGCGGAAGCGGTTTGTAAATCATTTTTTGTTTTGTGCCGGTGAGTTTGATTATTTCTTCTCCGAATTCTTTTATGGTAATCTCATTCGGGTTACCGATGTTCACAGGAAGAGAATAATCGCACAGGAGCAAACGGTAAATTCCTTCCACCAAATCATCTACATAACAAAATGATCGTGTCTGGCTTCCATCTCCAAACACGGTTAAATCTTCTCCGCGCAATGCCTGCCCGATGAAAGCGGGAAGAACTCTTCCATCATTCAACCTCATGCGCGGACCGTAGGTGTTGAAAATTCTGACGATGCGTGTTTCTAATTTGTGATACGTGTGATAAGCCATTGTGATTGCTTCGGCAAAACGTTTTGCTTCATCGTAACATCCGCGGGGACCGATGGGATTTACGTTGCCCCAATAATCTTCTGCCTGCGGATGCACGAGCGGGTCGCCATACACTTCAGAAGTGGAGGCGATGAGGATGCGGGCGTTTTTATTTTTTGCAAGTCCGAGCAGATTATGTGTTCCGAGCGAACTTACTTTCAATGTTTGAATCGGTATCTTCAGATAATCAATGGGTGAAGCGGGCGAAGCGAAATGCAGAATGTATTTTAAATCTCCTTCAATGGAAATGTGTTTGGTTACATCGTGTTCAATGAATTGGAAAGAAGCCCCCCCACCCCCCGAAGGGGGGATTCGGAACAGGTGTTGAATATTTTTTTTATCGCCCGTGATGAAATTATCCATGCCGATAACGTGAAATCCTTCCTTTATATATCTATCGCAAAGGTGTGAGCCGAGGAAACCTGCTGCTCCGGTGATGAGAACTCTGTTCATGTTATTAATTCGATATAAATATTAGTGATTGAAGGTGAGAGGAAGAAAAATATGCTGTTATTGCGTATTTTTCAGATATATTGTTAGTCGGACGAGTTGTACTGTTAGTCGCACAAGTTATCCGACTAATCGGACGAGTTGTACTGTTAGTCGCACAAGTTATCCGACTAATCGGACGAGTTGTATTGTTAGTCGCACAAGTTATCCGACTAATCGGACGAGTTGTACTGTTAGTCGCACAAGTTATCCGACTAATCGGACGAGTTGTACTGTTAGTCGGATGAGCTATATTGACAGGATTAAGGTCTATAATTTCTCCGAAATTATTCATCAATTTTTCTTCAGTTTTATATTCTTTGTTACTTCGGGGCTGAATTTCAATACTTCGTCAAAGATATTTATGTCTTCAGTATAAGGTGTGTATCCGTCTGCTTCCACTTTCATGGTCCATTTTCCGGGCGTGAGTGACATGATGTAATAACAGTTGCTCGGATCGGGAATATAAACTCCGTGAAGCTCATTGTTTGTGCGGTCAACAATTTCAATTTTAGCGCGGCTGATTTTGCTCAGCGTATCGGCACTGGTAATGTATCCTTTGTAAATGGTTTCTTTAGCTTCCACATCCTGAAGTATCACTCTGAAAATATCCAAATCTCCCTGCCCGCCTTCGCGCATGGTGGAGAGGTAGGCAATTCTTCCACCGGAAGTAAAACTAATGCTCAAATCATCATCGGAAGTATTGATGGGGTAGCCCATGTTTTTGGGCGGAGACCATGACTGCCCTTCTTCATCCCAAACCGATTTGAAAATATCAAAACCGCCCATGCTTGAATGCCCCTGCGAAGCGAAGTAAAGCGTTTTGCCATCTTCAGAAAATTGGGGGAACTCT
This region includes:
- a CDS encoding SDR family oxidoreductase: MNRVLITGAAGFLGSHLCDRYIKEGFHVIGMDNFITGDKKNIQHLFRIPPSGGGGASFQFIEHDVTKHISIEGDLKYILHFASPASPIDYLKIPIQTLKVSSLGTHNLLGLAKNKNARILIASTSEVYGDPLVHPQAEDYWGNVNPIGPRGCYDEAKRFAEAITMAYHTYHKLETRIVRIFNTYGPRMRLNDGRVLPAFIGQALRGEDLTVFGDGSQTRSFCYVDDLVEGIYRLLLCDYSLPVNIGNPNEITIKEFGEEIIKLTGTKQKMIYKPLPQDDPKQRQPDISLAKKLLGWEPKVSRSKGLKITFDYFKSLSSEDLRKVEHKSFESYVK
- a CDS encoding N-acetyltransferase yields the protein MAEYFSHPSAIIDGGCKIGKGTKIWHFSHIMPNCVIGEHCNIGQNVVVSPEVILGNNVKVQNNVSIYTGVTCDDDVFLGPSMVFTNITNPRSAVVRKNQYAKTHVGKGASIGANATIVCGNNIGEFAFIGAGSVVTKDIPSYSLWVGNPAKQIGWMSEYGHRLNFKKGVAICQESKEKYRLVKGLVKKL
- a CDS encoding acylphosphatase, which translates into the protein MTHFNITVSGKVQRVFYRQSTIEIAIKLGIKGFVKNEPDGNVYIEAEGTEQQLNKLVQWCRKGPPQAVVADVKFSAGEIKNFSSFEITQ
- a CDS encoding Gfo/Idh/MocA family oxidoreductase, with protein sequence MIKFAVIGQGHIGKRHAEMLRRNPETELVAVCDILPKEKLGLNDLKEKFYSSIDELLKCHPEVEVINICTPSGLHAEHSLKALDVNKHVVLEKPMALHRQDCEQIISKALQKHKQVFCVMQNRYSPPSIWLKEIVEKKIIGDTYMVQLNCYWNRDERYYKKDSWKGTQHLDGGTLFTQFSHWIDLLYWLFGDITDIQAKFSDFNHASLTEFEDSGFVNFRFMNGGLGSINYSTSVWDKNLESSITVVGSKGSVKVGGQYMDKVEVCHIKDYTLPKLEETAPANDYGGYKGSANNHHFLIENVVETLKGKNTITTNALEGMKVVDMIERIYSFRKPNRKS